The Manduca sexta isolate Smith_Timp_Sample1 chromosome 7, JHU_Msex_v1.0, whole genome shotgun sequence region tatcagcccggagtctggaatttctaCCCGatatgataggctcgccccctatcacatcatgggacagaatacacttggcgaaaagtggatgccctggttgcgatCTGCATAtttcttcggggataaatgcgtgatgtgtgtatgtatatttcaCACCTCAATGTATCAATTCACTTCGCCAATATTATCCACATGCTTCACCAACCACGTAATCTTTTGAAAACTGGTTTCCGCAGAGCATAGTATAAGTAGTTAGGCGGCCTGATTAGCAAATTAATATCTCAAATAAAATTGGGGGTACGCGAGTGACGCTATTTTTTAGGCCTTTGCTTTCTCTCACCCATTGCCTAGAGGCGACAAAATCTTTGTTCCAATTCGGGTGACAAGAATCCGTTACGCCACTAGGTTTCCGTGAATTAAGTTTTgctctttattaataattaattatttaatttaatttggtcatgACGAGCTTGTGCATTGGTTCGAATCAGTtcaaaatgaaacaattaaatattttttttactttttattcttaaaaacacCGAATGATATCGCAACGACTGTAAAAACCGAGGCGATACCACCCGACGCTTGTAGACAGAGGCTTAACGGTAAGATTTCTGGTATCTGGCGCGGGCGCCCGGACCGCCGAACTTCTTGGGCTCGCAACGACGAGGATCCGCAACCAGCAAACTCCTGTCGTATTGGACGAGGATGTCCTTGATCTCCTTCTTTGAAGCCTCGTCTACATctgtacaataaaacaaatttggaAATAAGCTCTCAGATTTTGTTGGcaatcattaaattttaaaatacaatattataatgcctacatacaaatttaatttaaatatttcaaacaacatgccatattttgttatataaaaaatgttgtgtACACTTCAAACAAGCATGGCACTGAACAACACATGCCGTTTGGTAATGTCACCTTTTATCTCCCTTCCTCGAAATGACCGAGTCACATGATCGCAACACGGCTTTGGAAAGAAAGGGTCACATGtgtgaaaaaaacattataaatataattttaagcatATAATTGTGTAAGCTGAAGTAGACCCAGACAACAGCTACATAAAAATCATATTCGATgttacaaatctatactaataactTACATTTCTGGTAGAAGGCAATCAGGGCCTTGGAGATGGCTTGTCTGATGGCGTAAACTTGTGCAACATGACCACCACCCTTGACTGTCACCCTAATGTCAACACCTGAGAACTTTTCCTGGAAACAAACAGATAACTTTACATTACTAGttcgtaaatatatataatgtcgGAATATATGGACTGAACGATCAGATAATTTGTTCACTTCACATCCAAGGATGCTCAGGTTCGGAATAAGTGTTGCTCATCATTAGAACCATGCTATTTAGTGCTACTCAAGATATAGAAATGTTAGAGAAagcaattaataatgattttttatgtttacgcgaatgttagacttaaaataaactattttacgaattttatcgcggttttaatattttacccttctcacgacgtttcgaagactttgcagccttcatggtcagtcCCCCGGTGGCCATCCGTAATCCAAATCcgtaaaaaagtttaatttaaaagcaataaatgttAGGTTAGTTCAAACAACTAAGGgctgattttttaattagataaaaCTTATTCATAGTATGAAGTGCAACaccaataaatgaatatataaagttgTCAATTTCTTGCATTTCTATTTTTAGTCAGTTTAACTATTATCTCACAATTCAAAATCAGCcctaaaacaaaatgttaatggCACACtttagtaaaacaataaaaactaaaacatttctttaaataaaaagggTTAGTATTGTAAAAAGCTCTAGATTCACATGCATAGactagaaaaattaaaaacatgtttcTACAACAAACATGAGCATACTTCAAGTGAACTAaaactaatgaaattaaaaaccatGACCCTAGATTAATAATGCATGTAACAGCAAgtagttaatatattatattaattatacgaAGTAAACAATTATGTCTatgatttattagttttttgaaCATAaagatgtttaaattaaaaaagatttaaataaacaatgtaacATACACTATGAACTCTTTTATTAGACTTTCGTGCCACACACAAACTTCTACAACTCATGTAAGCAAGGATCAGCATTggtacgcattttatgacaacaAGCGGTGAAGCTCAGCGAGTCTCATggaacactaatctgtctttatcccgcaacaaaattaattgaatagaAGTATCAGGAGAGTAGTtggaatattaattttccaCTTCCCACCATGGcaaagagacaaaataatgagcTACGGAATCATTTTAACCTCAGGTTTAGTGATGTTTACAAAAGTCAGTTGTGAAACAAcagagataaaaaaattatgaaaggcATTCATATGAACTGCTACAATTTTCTtgcaataggcatggcaaaaacacTAGAAAACTTATGaccacattaaaatttaaaggtcACAAACTACAAATACCATCTTTTGTATGATGCATAATGTTTCTATAaacattcaatataatatgcaaCAAGTATCAAATAAAGCTGTGGCATGCAAATGTTACGAAAAACTTGTCAGTCTAGCACAATTTATACTTCACGTATACAGCCAGCAATGTCacattattgtttaaatgaattcccttaaaatttaaattacttgtgGAAACTTGTAAATGGCCttcttattcttattttttgttactattgTACATGCTGGCTGTAAGTTTTCccaataaactaaataatacaaaacaaaataaaaaataagcaaaacaGTAACACAACAAACTTGTGGCCAGTCAAAGGTATGGGTCAGCTGTGCTAACAAACTACTTGAAGATTGTTAATgattttgttatgaaaattattatatatatatagatttaggcAACAATAAAGTAATGATAGCCAGGCATACCTTGCCGAGCAGGAGGATAGGTTCCTGCAGTTTGTACTGCAGCAGACGGGGCTCCACCAGGTCGAGCGGGCGACCGTTGACTCGCAGCACTCCATGGCCACGCTTGCAGTACGCTACTGCTGTGGCGGttttctacaaaataaatagtgatTATTGCACATAACTTGTTTTCCAAACATTATTTTGGAACTAAAACAGACTGTAGTAGTCCTGtgataaatgaattaattctttataatttcaagaaataagtTATGAGGAAGATAACCGTCTTTTTCTCACAGATTCATGTTGGGAAGTGTCATGTAAAGTTAGGTTATGTACTAGATactgcaaaatgtaaacagtttaTGCTtatatttcgataaaaaatttaattacttgcAAATGCAGTTTAGTTAAAACCATTCTCAAAAGGATTgcttaaaacattatttgtacAACATAAACCTCGCACTCATTTTTGAAGCGACGGTTGTAAAAATTACGATAACAATCAAGGGTAGAAAAGTAACATGTTttacatgaatttaattaaacaattaaattagcAAAGGATTTTAAGGACTAagtgacaataaaatatattaaaaaaatcacacttTCAGTAATCACTAAACACGTGGAAGCAACAATACTAACCTTGCGTCCGAAAACTTGGACGGCTTGTATGGGTTCACGTCTTGCCTGAAATAATCGAAAAAACGTATAAATGATCTAAAAATACACTGTTTTtcaatatgataaattatatttgaacaaGTTAGAACAAAATGTTCAGGAGAAAAACGCAACGCACCTCCGGCACGGCAGCCATTTTGACAGAGAAAGAATGAATGACCGAAAAAACCACAGAACTTTATTTCAGAGAATAGAGCAAGAGGTATAGAACGAATGACAATTTGATGATAGTTAAAagtgtgtttttaattattataaaaaaattgtttacgtgcataattttaaaatgtcaatatGTGTATGAAGATAAattgttactttatttatttaaaattatacttcatAAAACCACTATTTGTAAGCGTCATCTAGTGGCGAATAGCAGCACCCTACAATTGTGATTTTATAGAGAAACTAATAAATGGCAGTGTAGCTAATATTAATACCAATATTTGCTAATAGGGTGCGCTTTTTTATACAGGAAAATAATTACGCGGTGACTCAACTCGGATACACCAAGCCACACCAAACGGGCTGGCGAGTCTTGCGACTACCGTGTTTTGTATTCGATAAACGTAAACGTCAGAGGTGAGACGTGCGGAATGTGCTACAATAGTGCTCGGATAGTTCGCAAAGCGCCGCGAAAAACTTGACATTCCCGCGCTGGTGAATATTACTTGAAAACAGTGAGAACCGGTGTTTTTGAAATGTATATACGagagaaaattatgaattattgacGTAATGTACATAACTTGTGATGTTTAGTGTTGTGacttttaatttctaaatatacAGAGAATTGAAGGTAAGTTGTCAAAACTTAAAGCgcgtaataataaataccacGTTGTAAGTAGATACTAAATACTTATGGTTTAAAATTTgcaaacaaatattgtaattttgaataaaatagtgAACAATTGATTGCTATGTAAACTAGTTTAAGTACTTCTAAATTCTTCAATACCTACAGCGTATATATAAGAAATTAGGATTCAAAGACGATTTATTGTCTGAATTGGTTTTTGTTAAAACTATTAAGTACCTATGTTTTGTACGCTAAAATTTgacttaatatttactaaatgttaatgttaatatgtaatttatttaacgaaggtatagttttatgtaataattataattagaatcattttaaaattaaatacttactttttgtaaaaataaataggtaagttCATACCcactttaaatgtaattattttaatcaaattaagaTAGTGACAtaggtaacaaatatttaaaattgtccAAATAATTActcattacattattataaaactggAAAGATTAATTTGGTACTcattactaattaaatatttgtgttattataataatattttccttgAAATAATAcgtttaattctaataaattataatgaatgtaaATTCCCACTAATCCAGGGGAGTATCCAGACTAAGTTATTTCATATCCTATtctgcataataaaatatttattacggaAAAGATTAAAGCTAATTTGAACTCTAGTATTTTTAGAAAGTATAATCCCATCACCAAaagattttttacttttcttaacTTCCTAATTCAAAATGCGCGCCTGCGTACAATTACACGAGCAGTAAAatctttagttatattttttaccgtAGACTTTTTATTAAAGCACGCGTAGACACGCtaagtaaaaaacaaatgattCATCCAAAATACGTTCATTCGAGAGCGACACTTGTTCTACAAACAGGATAGTAGGTAAAGGGAATTTGTGCGTCATGACGTAAGCATGTGGTAAAACCGACCTTAAGGCACTTTTAAGTcgtaaaatatagtttgttattcgGAAATCTTACTTTTGGTGTTAGTGTTATGCCGCTAAGTTACCGGCATGGTAGGGCGCCCATGGTACGTTTGAACAGTGTACACAAACGTatcttgaattatttataaaatatggattACCTACAGTTGAGCAATGAACATGCTTTAAGCATACGTTTCATCAGTGTACAGTGTATGCAAACctatcttgaaatatttatataatatagattacctACAGTATTAAGGAATGAACATGCTTTAATCATATTCAATCCGATATTGATGGTGCTTGTCCCGACAAAACTGCGccctaaaagtatttttagaagctatctactcgaaatttatagaacataataaagaaaaattatcatatttgtagaatattatgttatgttagcTTTGGTAATTCCAAATTTCTCTTAATGCTTATTTTTGtcattcatttcataataaaaatgccatCAATACTGTTGTTTCCGTGCATCACCTGAGCTACacgtcattttaatttacaactaaaactagtataattaatagatactttaataaaaaatattttgttaggttaaaattaaaaaaaaattaatattgattttttttataaattattcgtaaatctttgtaTATTCCCGCCGAAAATATATTGAACGAATATTCAAGGCCATTTACTCGAGTGAGGTTCTCAGTTGCTATATTTGTTCCTAATATGGGttcctaaatataatattatgacctATCTATCAAGTATAAATACCTACTATACGCATACATCAAAAATAGCAGCGTGCGATCAGACACGTAGCTCTTTGCCTGTGCCGtcattaaatcataaaacaaaatacaagaAAAGAACATAAATTGTTAAAAGCCGATTATTCTTGTAAATCATACTTGCATTTAGACTCTACAAATTTAAGGGCCAAGTACCGACTTAATTATCATTACTCTGTTAGTTATGCGACTGACATAATCGGATTAGTTTGGTCTATTTGATGACCTTAAACTTCGCTGTCTTTTACAGTATCCacttaattattactaaaaatatttcttatctcTATATTATAGATACATACTTCGAATGTAAAACAggaatagcaataaaaataaatgaatgtttcACAATGTCTACataaactatttcaaataatttcagaccaaagtaaaaatagtcaatttaaaatttattaaaatcttgcCAAGCAGTCACAAATATccttttcatttcatttattttctgtGAATTTCCATGGTGGtaattttcaatacataaaCTCTAAAAACAAGGTAAAAACATTAGGTAGGTGATTGGCAAAAAAGTCGTACTTACTAATAACATACGTAGTCTACTAAAGTGTGGCGCTTGTTTTTATATGGTAAAGTTAAGTTTTTAACTGGGGGACCGTTGCGTGACCGACTGCCCGGGCCGGCTTCCTGTGGCGCATCGTGAACCGGGCTGCCATAATCCATTTAGGGCCTAATCTAGGTCTTAGAATATGGTGTCAGTTTATTGTACTAAGCAGAGCGTTGACATCAATTTGTAAGAGATTTAACCGTTCTTCTCTGCATTTGAACTGGGGCTCTTGCGAATGCACAAAATAGGCGGAGATCTAACACGACGAAAACACCTACATATCTAGACTTAAGTAtaacttcatcatcatcatcatcagccatattAAATCCACTGATAAATACAGgcttcccctaaagatttcctgACAAAAACAGTTttcatccagcgtgttcctacGACCTTATCAAGACTTCTAAATACGGCAGCCAACAATTCTTATCAACCTcacttaaaattaaacacaattattatattaactaaataagtaatataacatGGAATTTGCTGTCGGAAAACAGTGTCTAACAAACAGATAACGCAGTAAATGGATGTCCAGCGCAATAACAACTCACCGACAATAGGCTGGATGGTGGACAAGGAAAATAATTGACAGCTTACATCacaattatattcaatttgatttatgcattatttatagTGAATATGGAACTGGAGTTGACATGTTTTCGACGAAACAATATAGCAACATTTagtagaattaatatttaaacttctAAAGTAATTCAACATATTCCTATTTTAGTATTTgaaacataatgttataattcaatttccattaattttaatcatcaaataaatatggaaACCAATTCCATCACTCGTTTTAAGTCGTTCGATGCGAAAGTCGTACTAAATTATCTCCTatcgtttattataaatgaGCAACTACAAAGCTCCGTCTACTCGTTTCAGTTTACTTAGTTGTTTATAGAATACCTTCAGCCGTTATAGTTATCGCTACTTATGGTTATGAGATCCCCATTGCTAGGCCtcgttttttaaaacaattgctGATTGACGATACAAATAAGCAACTTTACTGATAGCGCCACGCCAATGGTCTATAAATGGTTACAACACACTTctgtgaattacaaagtacttcaTGGCACTCCATTACGATTTACAGTCTACACCCAGATGGAATTTAAACTGGAATGCTGTTGCTTTCCATAGCAAATACTCTTGCATCTGCTTATTGCTTAGCTGCAGATACGGACAAAAAGTGTTTAACATACCCAGACACTAGTCCTGCAAATCAAAATACAACTGTACTTGTATATTGCTCGATTGGAGAAACAGACAAATGAATTTTGCCTACCTAAATCATCTCGCATACGTGTAGGATATAAGACTGAATCTTCCTAAAATTATACCCCCCAAAAAAACGGAATGTCCTGCTCAAGCCAAGAGAGGTGAGGCTTTAAGTACATACGAGAGACCATCTACCTAGTTGCCAAGTCCTACATTATCTAGATCAAATCTCTTACGAGGTTTAATCACTAAATCTGCTTACCTAATTGCTCTAACTCTGTTACTGTTTAAGCCATTAGCCATTAAGAACTAGAAGCCTTCAATAATGGCTTCTTAGGTACGATAGACTGGAATCCTTGCATTCGCACTAGTTAGATTTCACGTAATATCATTAGTAATGCAGTACGTTACCCTGAAGCCGTAACAATGCAGTATTATCTACTTCACCTCGAtgctataatttaaatactgtgATGCAAAGGATTTAGGTCTTTAGATAAAGTTAGCTGTTGTTCCATTTTTATGTAATCGAATTATTAGACGGGCATGAAGCTTATCCATTAATAGACGCtagtaatagaaataaatgtacggattaggtattaataataaatttcctcgaaatattattttctaaatttaatttttatttgtccatTGGTAATCTTTAATTTTACGGCTGAATAGATTTCATGAATCGTCCATTTCTAGATAGAGGACTTCTCAAAAAATATTCTAGACTATATTTCTTACCGAAAGATATATCTGTGAGCAATAACTACGTAATGCTGTAATAAAAATTGGACATAAGAATGATGTCCAAAATGAACCCAAAGTCGTGATTTAGGACACTGGTGCACAGTCAGTGAAGATTTCGATAAGATAAACACTTTTCGAACTATTTGTAAGTGTTCTGATAAGAGTGTAGCATTCGGTAGGTTCCAGCATTTTTACATGATTGAGTATTTGGCATATTTTACGTATTTCAAATGTCAATCAGAAATCATTAGCACCGATATTTGAATTACGTAAAAGATGCTATGATATTTATATAGTTGTATACTTTCTGTAAGT contains the following coding sequences:
- the LOC115449683 gene encoding 40S ribosomal protein S16 produces the protein MAAVPEARREPIQAVQVFGRKKTATAVAYCKRGHGVLRVNGRPLDLVEPRLLQYKLQEPILLLGKEKFSGVDIRVTVKGGGHVAQVYAIRQAISKALIAFYQKYVDEASKKEIKDILVQYDRSLLVADPRRCEPKKFGGPGARARYQKSYR